ACCGTCGGAACCTCGTTGGCCTCGATATATTGTTTCACGTAAAGTTCCAGCAGCTCGTCGCTCATCACGGCCTGCCGGCCGCCGTACTGCACGGCCTTGTCCAGGTAGTAGCAATAGTGGCAGTCGAGGTTGCACACCGAACCGGCCGGCTTGAGCATCGTCGAAAAGGCGACCGGACCCGCCTGTTTCTCCGCATCGCGGAAGGTGAAAATATCCTTGTTCTTCATGTTAAGGTTCCCAGATTTACGAGTGAAACGGACCGGGATCCGCAATTATTTTGACAAATATACGCAAACGACAAGGCAATCGGGACCATTTTATGGCCAAAATTTGTCGGACGGCGTCCCAATATGGCACAAATATCCCCTAAAAAGAGGGACCGAAAGATCAAAACCGCTATCTTTAACGGCTGAATTCCTCTTTAATCCGATGAACCCGGGAAAAACGCTGCTGCTCCTGCAATTTCTGCTCTGCGCCGCGACCGCTGCGGCACAGTCCGCAGCGGTGCGTTTCCGCGTCGCCGACCGGGCGACACGCGAGGCCGTCGTGGGCGCCGTGGCCGAGCTGCGCAGCCGCACCGACACCGCGGCGGCGCCCCTCTACACCACTTCGGACATCGACGGACGCGGAACGTTCCCCCGCGTGCCGCACGGGGACTACCGCCTCACCGTCACCTCGCTCGGTTACGACTCGCTGCGCCGCGACCTGCGGGTCGGCACGGCAACCGTCCGGCTCGATTCGCTGTGGCTCGCGCCCCGCGCCGAAGCCATCGACCAGGTGACCGTCGAAGCCCCGGCGCTCCGTTCGTCGGTGCGCGGCGACACGCTCTCCTACCGCGCCTCGGCCTATAAGGTCTCGTTCGGCGCCGACGCCGAATCGCTGATCTCGAAGATGCCCGGACTGGAGGTCGCCGACGGCGGCATCGAAGCCCAGGGGCGCACCGTGCAGCGAATCTACGTCGACGGACGCGAGTTCTTCGGCAACGACGTGATGTCGGCCATCCGCAACATTCCGGCCGACATGATCGAGAGCATCGACATCTACAACTCGCAGAGCGACCAGTCGGAGTTCACGGGCGTCGACACCGGCGAAGGGCACACGTCGCTCAACATCGTGACGCTTCCCGACAAGCGGCGGGGCGCCTTCGGCCGCCTCTACGGCGCCTACGGCATTGCGGACAAGTACATCGGGGGCGGCAATGTCAACATTTTCGACAACGACCGCCGCATCTCGGTGATCGGCCTGGCGAACAACATCAGCCGCCAGAACTTCTCGTTCGAGGACATTCTCGGCACGACGGACCGGTCGGGCCGGAAAAGCCCGAACAGCAGCTTCATGGTCCGCCCGCTGGACGGCATCTCGACGGTGCAGGCCATCGGCGTCAATTACAGCGACGACTGGGGCGCGAAGGGAAAGGTCACGGCCAGCTACTTCTTCAACCGCACCGACAACCGCAACACCAGCCAAAGCGACCGGCAGACCTTCACTTCGACGGACAAACTGGTGCTCTACAACGACGAGAACCGCTCGAAGACGCTCAACCTCAACCACCGCTTCAACTCGCGCATCGACTACAAGTTCTCGGACCGCCATTCGGTGATGATGCGCACCTCGTTCAGCCTGCAGGACAACAACTCCCGCAACGAACTGCGGAGCCGCACCGACAACAAGTTCTCCGACGACGACATCCGCTTCGTCTACCGCCGCCGCAACTTCGGCCACAACAACAGCGACGGTTACAACGTCTCGAACCACCTGCTCTACCGCTACCGCCTGCCGGGCGCCAAGTCGCACAACCTGACCGTCGGAGCCGGGGGAACCTACCGCAGCTACGAACAGCTGAGCCGCCCGCGGCAGTACACCTTCCGCGACCCGGACAACATCGAGTGCGACACGTCGGACTACTCTTCGCGCAACATCACGCGCACCGACCGCGACCAGCCGGGCTACGACGTGAACGGCAACGTGAGCTACACCCGTTCGCTCTCGAAACGCTCGCGCCTGAGCTTCGAATACCGCATCAACTACACCGACAACAGCGTCGAACGCAATACGTTCGTGCTCACCAAAGAGAACGTCTTTCCGGACGAGCGCAACCCCAGGCAGTCCACCGAATACGACTACGCCTACCTGACCCACCGCATCGGCAGTACGTACCAGTATTATTTCAAAAAGACGAAGATCGCCGGAACGCTCCACTACCAGCACGCCGCCTTCAGCAGCGACTACGCCTTTCCCTATGCGCGGAAGACCGAGACGTCGTTCGACAACCTGACATACAGCGTGGTGGCCAACATCAACGTAAACCGCAACAACACCCTGAAGTTCAACGCTTCGGGACGCACGTCGAATCCCCGCGCCACCGACTTGCAGGACATCGTCAACACCACCAACCGCCAAAACGTCTTCGCCGGAAACCCCGGTCTCGACCCGGTCTACACCCACCGCCTTTCGGGCCAGTACATCCGGGCGAATCCCGCCAAAGGGCGCACCTTCACCGTCTCGGCGGAAGCGACGGCCAGCCCCAACACCATCACCGACTCGCTGGTGATCGACTCGCCGGATTTCGTGATCGACGACGAAGGGACCAAACTGGGCGAAGGCAACCAGTACACCAAGCCGGTCAACCTCGCGGGACTTTGGAGCCTGCGCGCCAGCGTCAACTACGGCATGCCGGTCCGGTGGCTGCGCTCGAACCTCAATTTCCGGGCGGGCATCTCGACGGGCCGCATCCCGAGCATCATCAACGGCGAACGCAACTTTCTGAACAACAACGTCTACAATGCCGGACTGACGCTCGGCAGCAACATCTCGGAAGCGGTGGACTTCCGCCTGAGCTACACGGGCCGCTACAACGTAAGCCGGAGTTCCTCCGAGGTGCGCACGCTCGACAACACCTATTTCAGTCAGACGGCGAAAGCCGAGACGACGTTCGTCCTCTGGAAACGCCTCGTCCTGCGCGCCAACGCCGACTACAACTACTACCGGGGGATCACGGACACGTTCCTCGAAGAGCGGCTGATCTGCAACGCGATGCTCGGTGTCAAGCTCTTCCGCAACTGCCTGGGCGAAGCCAGCGTCGGAGTGAACGACATTCTCGACCAGAACGGCACGACCTTCCGCCGCACGGTGTCGGGAAC
This Alistipes shahii WAL 8301 DNA region includes the following protein-coding sequences:
- a CDS encoding outer membrane beta-barrel protein; the encoded protein is MNPGKTLLLLQFLLCAATAAAQSAAVRFRVADRATREAVVGAVAELRSRTDTAAAPLYTTSDIDGRGTFPRVPHGDYRLTVTSLGYDSLRRDLRVGTATVRLDSLWLAPRAEAIDQVTVEAPALRSSVRGDTLSYRASAYKVSFGADAESLISKMPGLEVADGGIEAQGRTVQRIYVDGREFFGNDVMSAIRNIPADMIESIDIYNSQSDQSEFTGVDTGEGHTSLNIVTLPDKRRGAFGRLYGAYGIADKYIGGGNVNIFDNDRRISVIGLANNISRQNFSFEDILGTTDRSGRKSPNSSFMVRPLDGISTVQAIGVNYSDDWGAKGKVTASYFFNRTDNRNTSQSDRQTFTSTDKLVLYNDENRSKTLNLNHRFNSRIDYKFSDRHSVMMRTSFSLQDNNSRNELRSRTDNKFSDDDIRFVYRRRNFGHNNSDGYNVSNHLLYRYRLPGAKSHNLTVGAGGTYRSYEQLSRPRQYTFRDPDNIECDTSDYSSRNITRTDRDQPGYDVNGNVSYTRSLSKRSRLSFEYRINYTDNSVERNTFVLTKENVFPDERNPRQSTEYDYAYLTHRIGSTYQYYFKKTKIAGTLHYQHAAFSSDYAFPYARKTETSFDNLTYSVVANINVNRNNTLKFNASGRTSNPRATDLQDIVNTTNRQNVFAGNPGLDPVYTHRLSGQYIRANPAKGRTFTVSAEATASPNTITDSLVIDSPDFVIDDEGTKLGEGNQYTKPVNLAGLWSLRASVNYGMPVRWLRSNLNFRAGISTGRIPSIINGERNFLNNNVYNAGLTLGSNISEAVDFRLSYTGRYNVSRSSSEVRTLDNTYFSQTAKAETTFVLWKRLVLRANADYNYYRGITDTFLEERLICNAMLGVKLFRNCLGEASVGVNDILDQNGTTFRRTVSGTTLRNVTNLAVGRYVSFQFTYNLRLFRRQSNAVMDALQGK